A window of Tautonia plasticadhaerens contains these coding sequences:
- a CDS encoding DUF6992 family protein encodes MPNAIQDQLVAGLLLWSLASLGSATIGLYARPNEFWRSFWFMSGVWGLIDGVIGWFASIGESRPASELLPILRLNTGLDVLYVVVGVALLSRKKPPLKGFGLAVVIQGAFLLLFDGYYWWRCTGIVG; translated from the coding sequence ATGCCGAACGCCATCCAGGACCAACTGGTCGCCGGACTGCTCCTGTGGTCGCTGGCCTCGCTCGGCTCTGCGACGATCGGGCTCTACGCCCGCCCGAACGAGTTCTGGCGCTCGTTCTGGTTCATGTCGGGCGTCTGGGGGCTGATCGACGGCGTGATCGGCTGGTTCGCCTCCATCGGCGAGTCCCGTCCGGCCTCCGAACTGCTGCCGATCCTCCGGCTCAACACCGGCCTCGACGTGCTCTATGTCGTCGTGGGGGTGGCCCTTCTGAGCCGCAAGAAGCCGCCGCTGAAGGGGTTCGGCCTCGCCGTCGTCATCCAGGGTGCCTTCTTGCTGCTCTTCGACGGGTACTACTGGTGGCGGTGCACGGGGATCGTCGGATAG
- a CDS encoding IS630 family transposase yields MARPLAELVLSDDERQTLTTWASRPKSTLRRATRARIVPACAEGLENEAVAARPRVCSATVGTRRRRFVERRLEGLADEPRPGAPRTIADADVERVVTGTLETKPESATHWSTRGMAEAAGMSQTAVGRIWRSFGLKPHLRETSKLSTDPFFVAKVRDVVGLYMSPPERAIALCVDEKSQVQALGRTQPLLPMTPGQAGRPTHDYVRNGTTSLFAAPNVATGEVIGRCHRRHRAKGFLRFLDEVHARVPREPGVEVHLVLDHYATHETPAVERWFLRPPEYHPHFTPTRSSWLNPVGRFFAEITETRIRRGVFRSVAALEAAIRGYLEHHNADPKPFVWAADAGLILNRIKRVCKRTSDSGH; encoded by the coding sequence ATGGCGCGACCGCTGGCCGAGCTGGTCCTGAGCGACGACGAGCGGCAGACGTTGACGACCTGGGCGAGCCGCCCCAAGAGCACCCTGCGGCGCGCCACCCGCGCCCGCATCGTCCCGGCCTGCGCCGAGGGGCTGGAGAACGAGGCGGTCGCCGCCAGGCCCCGCGTCTGCTCGGCCACCGTTGGCACCCGGCGGCGGCGGTTCGTCGAGCGACGCCTGGAGGGGCTGGCCGACGAGCCCCGCCCCGGCGCGCCGCGCACGATCGCCGACGCCGACGTCGAGCGGGTCGTCACCGGGACGCTGGAGACCAAGCCCGAGTCGGCCACGCACTGGAGTACCCGCGGCATGGCCGAGGCCGCCGGCATGTCCCAGACGGCCGTCGGGCGGATCTGGCGCTCGTTCGGGCTGAAGCCGCACCTCCGCGAGACCTCCAAGCTCTCGACCGACCCGTTCTTCGTCGCGAAGGTCCGCGACGTCGTCGGGCTGTACATGAGCCCGCCGGAGCGGGCGATCGCCCTGTGCGTCGACGAGAAGAGCCAGGTCCAGGCCCTGGGCCGGACCCAGCCGCTGCTGCCGATGACGCCGGGGCAGGCCGGGCGGCCTACCCACGACTACGTCCGCAACGGGACCACATCGCTGTTCGCGGCCCCGAACGTGGCTACCGGCGAGGTGATCGGTCGGTGCCACCGGAGGCACCGCGCGAAGGGGTTCCTGCGGTTCCTGGACGAGGTCCACGCCCGCGTCCCGCGCGAGCCGGGCGTGGAGGTCCACCTGGTGCTGGACCACTACGCGACCCACGAGACGCCGGCGGTGGAGCGATGGTTCCTGCGGCCCCCTGAGTACCACCCGCACTTCACTCCGACCCGCAGCTCTTGGCTGAACCCGGTCGGGCGGTTCTTCGCGGAGATCACCGAGACGCGGATCCGACGCGGCGTGTTCCGCAGCGTGGCGGCGTTGGAGGCGGCGATCCGAGGGTACCTGGAGCACCACAACGCGGACCCCAAGCCGTTCGTGTGGGCCGCAGACGCCGGCCTGATCCTCAACCGCATCAAGCGGGTTTGTAAACGGACCTCCGACTCGGGACACTAG
- a CDS encoding ATP-binding protein — MAFNYRRNPDARFEHWGFMRPNAKPSEVERLRQEYGAEPAGVDRVNVFSYGPELDRRRDEYRGIPTFPIQFRPDELGAEHWEILMKPPSAQSEYMDVIRDIIQKLYYQERLTYKNLEHHILTDERLSTMQRRRAENRLSFASKWLTDDRAYEWADVLTGGSLNVFDLRMQALSSDDALKLCLVLTDLVRRAKNGVNKMVVFDEAHEYVDSKDLVAELENAITQIRHDGMSFVLASQFPDRIPARIFKYLLTRLIFKTSDRKAIDAIRKAAPNLEALSAQRVSNLDLEQGVCFVQTDDDCTDPLLKVPQLLAIRPRCSQHGGETIRNVGGTGG; from the coding sequence GTGGCGTTCAACTACCGGCGCAACCCCGACGCCCGGTTCGAGCACTGGGGGTTCATGCGGCCGAACGCCAAGCCGTCCGAGGTCGAGCGGCTCCGCCAGGAGTACGGGGCCGAGCCGGCCGGGGTCGATCGGGTCAACGTCTTCAGCTACGGGCCGGAACTCGACCGGAGGCGGGACGAGTACCGGGGCATCCCGACGTTCCCGATCCAGTTCCGACCCGACGAACTCGGGGCGGAGCACTGGGAGATCCTGATGAAGCCGCCCAGCGCCCAGTCCGAGTACATGGACGTGATCCGGGACATCATCCAGAAGCTCTATTACCAGGAGCGGCTGACCTACAAGAACCTGGAGCATCACATCCTGACCGACGAGCGGCTCAGCACGATGCAGCGGCGGCGGGCCGAGAACCGCCTGAGCTTCGCCAGCAAGTGGCTGACCGACGACCGGGCCTACGAGTGGGCCGACGTGCTGACCGGCGGCAGCCTGAACGTCTTCGACCTGAGGATGCAGGCGCTCAGCAGCGACGACGCCCTGAAGCTCTGCCTGGTCCTGACCGACCTCGTGCGGCGGGCGAAGAACGGCGTCAACAAGATGGTCGTCTTCGACGAGGCCCACGAGTACGTGGACTCGAAGGACCTCGTGGCCGAGCTAGAGAACGCCATCACGCAGATCCGCCACGACGGGATGTCGTTCGTCCTCGCCTCGCAGTTCCCCGACCGCATCCCGGCCCGGATCTTCAAGTACCTGCTGACCCGGCTGATCTTCAAGACCTCCGACCGCAAGGCGATCGACGCCATCCGCAAGGCGGCCCCGAACCTGGAGGCGCTCTCGGCCCAGCGGGTCAGCAACCTGGACCTGGAGCAGGGCGTCTGCTTCGTCCAGACCGACGACGACTGCACCGACCCGCTTCTCAAGGTGCCGCAACTGCTGGCCATCCGGCCCCGGTGCAGCCAGCACGGCGGCGAGACGATCAGGAACGTCGGCGGCACCGGGGGCTGA
- a CDS encoding AAA family ATPase has protein sequence MHADQDETYRPLLEVDPPAFLDRVNTPWDRAPDLEEYNQHAYKRIVRALKRLSTSGTPGGESITQGILVLGEAGTGKTHLLMRVARNLSRTNHILFVRKPNNEDAVAQHIWAEMIRSLSQSLSPDTPQQTQLDDLLAHVFSAVLIPGFEQDIEAGRDADQRRRWAKNLRDDPYNLFRMLGEGEQRQSNMRTIRNRTLRYLQTHNPDVDQRIAHVLITYCFVSREDRKRVLLKWLSGQDIDEAEAKDLGLDPTWVKIDETSADVSTQQQREEQALRAIQTIGILSTYYQPLILAFDQLEGLRDQQRLSQRWGDTVREIFTMTPNLLVVTCIFPSLWESWFSHALDSSVTERIAQQSVTLETFGPQYGLKMLAAHLEPSFSKHRLSTSIYPFTEDDVSALCGKARSPRSFIQEARSMFEAWLDGDEECLAPQPAGGPAVVTRAAVDGLIRSTMEQAEQRHLDSYGREIPIEQDLFGRMRNVVETLLAHSGERAAYDRATCGAKVMPPNLLVRLPGTAEDLCLCINNAEGNSFTARMKNLVEVMRAARGPKKVVLLRDRRCKAAGARGQELVESVQEMGGVYLPAGGGEISLLNAIYDALVAIEEHDLSIGTHEVDKQQFVEFVKGEGVGRRTQLLRNAANLSESFARAIGMEQPVSGHNGTQPAPAAATHPSTQAAPSPGNVAAPVPSGTPSAASKPSPRRSGTIPAGKPVAVEPAPPVPIEVVVGDTELDSPSLGLIGRLKDGKRGLAVSFTKPQCMVVLG, from the coding sequence ATGCACGCCGACCAGGATGAGACCTACCGCCCCCTGCTGGAAGTCGATCCCCCGGCGTTCCTCGATCGGGTCAACACGCCCTGGGACCGGGCACCCGACCTCGAAGAGTACAACCAGCACGCCTACAAGCGGATCGTGCGTGCGCTGAAGCGGCTGTCGACCTCCGGGACGCCGGGGGGCGAGTCGATCACCCAGGGCATCCTGGTCCTGGGTGAGGCGGGGACGGGCAAGACCCACCTGCTCATGCGGGTCGCCCGCAACCTGTCCCGGACCAACCACATCCTCTTCGTCCGCAAGCCGAACAACGAGGACGCCGTCGCCCAGCACATCTGGGCCGAGATGATCCGCAGCCTGTCCCAGTCCCTCTCGCCGGACACCCCCCAGCAGACCCAACTGGACGACCTACTGGCCCACGTCTTCTCGGCCGTGCTGATCCCCGGCTTCGAGCAGGACATCGAAGCCGGCAGGGATGCGGACCAGAGGCGGCGCTGGGCGAAGAACCTCCGGGACGACCCCTACAACCTCTTCCGCATGCTCGGCGAGGGCGAGCAACGCCAGAGCAACATGCGGACGATCCGCAATCGCACCCTCCGTTACCTCCAGACGCACAACCCGGACGTGGACCAGCGGATCGCCCACGTCCTGATCACCTACTGCTTCGTCTCCAGGGAGGATCGCAAGCGGGTCCTCCTGAAGTGGCTGTCGGGCCAGGACATCGACGAGGCCGAGGCGAAGGACCTCGGACTCGACCCCACCTGGGTGAAGATCGACGAGACCTCAGCCGACGTGTCCACGCAGCAGCAGCGGGAGGAGCAGGCGCTGCGGGCGATCCAGACCATCGGCATCCTCTCGACCTACTACCAGCCGCTCATCCTGGCCTTCGACCAGCTTGAGGGGCTCCGGGACCAGCAGCGGCTCTCGCAGCGGTGGGGCGACACCGTGCGGGAGATCTTCACCATGACGCCCAACCTGCTGGTCGTCACCTGCATCTTCCCGAGCCTCTGGGAGTCCTGGTTCAGCCACGCCCTCGACTCCAGTGTCACCGAGCGGATCGCCCAGCAGTCCGTGACGCTGGAAACCTTCGGACCTCAGTACGGCCTGAAGATGCTGGCGGCCCACCTGGAGCCGTCCTTCTCGAAGCACCGGCTGTCGACGAGCATCTATCCCTTCACGGAGGACGACGTGTCCGCCCTCTGCGGCAAGGCCAGATCGCCCCGCTCCTTCATCCAGGAAGCACGCTCGATGTTCGAGGCGTGGCTCGACGGCGACGAGGAGTGCCTCGCCCCCCAGCCGGCGGGCGGCCCGGCCGTCGTGACCCGAGCGGCGGTGGACGGGCTGATCCGCTCGACGATGGAGCAGGCCGAGCAGCGGCACCTCGACTCTTACGGCCGGGAGATCCCGATCGAGCAGGACCTCTTCGGCCGCATGCGGAACGTCGTCGAGACGCTGCTGGCCCACTCCGGCGAGCGGGCCGCCTACGACCGGGCGACGTGCGGGGCGAAGGTCATGCCGCCGAACCTGCTCGTCCGGCTGCCGGGCACGGCCGAGGACCTCTGCCTGTGCATCAACAACGCCGAGGGGAACTCCTTCACGGCGAGGATGAAGAACCTGGTCGAGGTCATGAGGGCCGCCCGGGGCCCGAAGAAGGTCGTCCTCCTTCGTGACAGGCGCTGCAAGGCCGCCGGGGCAAGGGGCCAGGAGCTGGTCGAGTCGGTCCAGGAGATGGGCGGGGTCTACCTCCCGGCCGGTGGGGGCGAGATCTCGCTCCTCAATGCCATCTACGACGCCCTGGTCGCCATCGAGGAGCACGACCTCTCGATCGGCACCCACGAGGTCGACAAGCAGCAGTTCGTCGAGTTCGTCAAGGGCGAGGGCGTGGGACGCCGGACGCAGTTGCTCAGGAACGCCGCCAACCTCTCCGAATCCTTCGCACGGGCGATCGGCATGGAGCAACCTGTGTCGGGGCACAACGGCACGCAGCCGGCCCCGGCCGCCGCCACGCATCCCTCGACGCAGGCCGCCCCCTCGCCAGGGAACGTCGCCGCCCCCGTGCCTTCGGGGACGCCGAGTGCCGCCTCGAAGCCCTCGCCGAGGAGATCGGGCACGATTCCTGCCGGCAAGCCGGTCGCCGTCGAGCCGGCACCTCCCGTCCCGATCGAGGTGGTGGTAGGCGACACCGAACTGGACAGCCCCAGCCTCGGCCTGATCGGGCGGCTCAAGGACGGCAAGCGGGGCCTGGCCGTCTCGTTCACGAAGCCGCAGTGCATGGTCGTGCTGGGCTAG
- a CDS encoding WD40 repeat domain-containing protein, with protein MGRFRFSIAAMLGVVLFAAVAVAALRQADRPWDGVLFSTTLGLLLLSILLTIHCTGRWRAYWLGFTLFGGVYLGLSLIPPVEERLLTTEALAFLDSKMPGREASMSFSVAFSPQGRTLATSGQGGVVRLWDAKTGRPIGVTGGDSQHFVRIGHSLVALILGFAGGHLSRALHLSGQGRPEERTGHQQTPSPDRPSYPTIPVHRHQ; from the coding sequence ATGGGACGCTTCCGGTTCTCGATCGCCGCCATGCTGGGCGTCGTCCTCTTCGCCGCCGTCGCCGTCGCCGCACTCCGGCAGGCGGATCGGCCCTGGGACGGCGTCCTGTTCAGCACGACCCTCGGCCTGCTGCTCCTCTCGATCCTGCTGACGATCCACTGCACCGGCCGGTGGCGGGCCTACTGGCTCGGGTTCACCCTGTTCGGCGGGGTCTACCTCGGGCTCAGCCTGATCCCCCCGGTCGAGGAACGGCTGCTGACGACCGAGGCGCTGGCCTTCCTCGACTCGAAGATGCCGGGGCGGGAGGCCAGCATGTCCTTCTCGGTCGCCTTCTCGCCCCAGGGTCGGACGCTGGCGACGAGCGGACAGGGAGGGGTCGTCCGCCTCTGGGATGCGAAGACGGGCCGGCCGATCGGCGTTACCGGGGGTGACTCCCAGCACTTCGTCCGGATCGGGCACTCGCTCGTGGCGCTGATCCTGGGTTTCGCCGGGGGGCACCTATCACGGGCGCTCCATCTCTCGGGTCAGGGACGGCCGGAGGAGAGGACCGGCCACCAGCAAACCCCATCCCCTGACCGCCCCTCCTATCCGACGATCCCCGTGCACCGCCACCAGTAG
- a CDS encoding DNA methyltransferase, with the protein MPEINADLREQLRRDIDERGILVPILVTQDGEVLDGKLRLAIAQELGIKNIPKIIVGKLSPGERQDLRLAVNLYRRHLTREQVRHLVEWALRQQPEASDRSIATRCGVSPTTVGTVRRGVQVGHLPTRNGQDGKRYPSTRKPVVITSSESQAREAAQLLSELGDDAPDRAINIKKLRRVRSAKGRADLLARVSEMKPGVDPDYVVHHCDFRSLTGLFEPGSVDLVLADPPWGGQFSPHRRAFAETIERLLKPDGIAAIYTGVAHMPEFLDELRAVGLKYLWTIVAARKASTVNQRHRLINRLVPIVLVGKGGLRTSTVLNDLLDPMGREKQHHPWQQPIEEAVEIIRALCPPGGLVADVCTGSGSTAVATIRVGEGRRFAGCEVGRGTVEIARARIVEALEGRDVGADLETAMN; encoded by the coding sequence TTGCCGGAGATCAACGCCGACCTGCGGGAGCAACTCCGGCGGGACATCGACGAGCGAGGCATCCTCGTGCCGATCCTCGTGACCCAGGACGGTGAGGTGCTCGACGGCAAGCTGCGGTTGGCGATTGCCCAGGAACTGGGGATCAAGAACATCCCCAAGATCATCGTGGGCAAGCTCTCCCCCGGCGAGCGACAGGACCTGCGATTGGCGGTCAACCTGTATCGACGGCATCTTACCCGAGAGCAGGTCCGCCATCTCGTGGAATGGGCACTGCGCCAGCAGCCGGAGGCCAGCGATCGCAGCATCGCCACAAGATGCGGGGTCAGTCCGACGACGGTCGGGACCGTCCGACGAGGTGTCCAAGTTGGACACCTGCCGACGAGGAACGGCCAGGATGGCAAGCGATATCCTTCCACCCGCAAGCCGGTCGTCATCACCAGCAGCGAGTCCCAGGCCAGGGAGGCGGCTCAACTCCTCAGCGAACTCGGCGATGATGCCCCTGACCGAGCGATCAACATCAAGAAACTCCGCCGGGTCAGGAGCGCAAAGGGACGGGCGGATCTATTGGCGAGAGTTTCGGAGATGAAGCCGGGGGTTGATCCCGACTACGTGGTTCACCACTGCGACTTCCGCTCGCTCACCGGCCTTTTCGAACCCGGCTCGGTGGACCTGGTGCTGGCCGACCCGCCCTGGGGAGGGCAATTTTCCCCACATCGACGGGCCTTTGCGGAGACAATCGAGCGGCTGCTCAAGCCCGACGGGATCGCAGCCATCTACACCGGTGTTGCACATATGCCCGAGTTCCTCGACGAACTCAGGGCGGTGGGGCTGAAGTACCTCTGGACGATCGTGGCGGCCAGGAAGGCGAGCACCGTCAACCAGAGACACAGACTGATAAATAGATTGGTTCCGATCGTACTCGTCGGAAAGGGTGGGCTTCGGACGAGCACAGTCCTCAACGATTTGCTCGATCCCATGGGTCGTGAAAAGCAGCACCATCCCTGGCAGCAGCCCATCGAGGAGGCCGTCGAGATCATCCGGGCGCTCTGCCCGCCGGGCGGCCTGGTGGCCGATGTTTGCACCGGCTCTGGCTCGACGGCGGTGGCGACGATCCGGGTCGGCGAGGGGAGGCGATTTGCAGGCTGCGAGGTCGGCAGGGGGACGGTGGAGATCGCCAGGGCGAGGATCGTCGAGGCTCTGGAGGGGAGGGATGTCGGGGCGGATCTTGAGACGGCGATGAACTGA
- a CDS encoding nucleoside deaminase — protein MDHNSYMRRCLDLARVAGDRGDTPIGAIVVFDGRIVAEASEELPTGQSVTGHAEVLAVQRAVDLLGSTDLSGSMLYTTAEP, from the coding sequence ATGGACCACAACTCGTACATGCGCCGCTGCCTCGACCTGGCACGTGTGGCCGGCGATCGGGGGGACACGCCGATCGGTGCCATCGTTGTCTTCGACGGCAGGATCGTCGCCGAGGCGAGCGAGGAGCTTCCGACCGGGCAGTCGGTCACCGGGCACGCCGAGGTCCTCGCCGTCCAGCGGGCCGTCGACTTGCTCGGGAGCACCGACCTCTCGGGGAGCATGCTCTACACGACCGCCGAGCCCTGA
- a CDS encoding DEAD/DEAH box helicase translates to MPTEYQSQYFAHQLTKRLASDNAEKLSQSLLNATVDLNPHQVDAALFAFRSPFSNGAVLADEVGLGKTIEAGLIISQLWAERRRRIACIVPASLRKKWNRELLEKFFIDSVILETRSFNAHRKHQGGNPFDQPDRVVVCSYEFARSKVNDLKQVPWDLITLDEAHRLRNVYKKSNRIARTIRDAVLSRPKVLLTATPLQNSLMELYGLISFVDPHLFGDEKSFKSRFATKAEKVTPDQIEELRTRLRPVCQRTLRRQVSEYVPYTNRISITQDFTQTDEEVRLYEQVSTYLQKPELMALPSGQRQLITLILRKILASSSFAITATLGKLIDRLETLQAEAGEDGVGSVVDDVEHADELEEEWHEALDDGDDEGDPDEDDPEDRREAIREEIEELRSYRALAQSISRNAKGDALLFALERGFEQAGKNGAPRKALIFTESRRTQDYLKDLLERSGYAGRIVTFNGTNTDPESKRIYADWLERHRGEDCVTGSASADMRSALVDRFRDEATIMIATESAAEGVNLQFCCLSRISGSPAIPSE, encoded by the coding sequence GTGCCGACCGAATACCAGTCCCAATACTTTGCTCACCAACTGACGAAGCGGCTGGCCTCCGACAACGCCGAGAAGCTGTCGCAGTCGCTGCTGAACGCCACGGTCGACCTGAACCCCCACCAGGTAGATGCGGCCCTGTTCGCCTTCCGCTCGCCCTTCTCCAACGGGGCCGTCCTCGCCGACGAGGTGGGATTGGGGAAGACGATCGAGGCGGGGCTCATCATCAGCCAACTCTGGGCGGAACGCCGCCGCCGCATCGCCTGCATCGTCCCTGCCTCGCTCCGCAAGAAGTGGAACCGGGAACTGCTGGAGAAGTTCTTCATCGACTCCGTCATCCTGGAGACCCGCAGCTTCAACGCCCACCGCAAGCACCAGGGCGGCAACCCGTTCGACCAGCCCGACCGGGTCGTCGTCTGCTCCTACGAGTTCGCCCGGTCCAAGGTGAATGACCTGAAGCAGGTGCCGTGGGACCTTATCACGCTCGACGAGGCGCACCGGCTCCGGAACGTCTACAAGAAAAGCAACCGGATCGCCCGCACCATCCGGGACGCCGTCCTGTCCCGCCCCAAGGTCCTGCTGACGGCGACCCCGCTCCAGAACTCGCTGATGGAGCTTTACGGGCTCATCAGCTTCGTAGACCCCCACCTCTTCGGCGACGAGAAGTCCTTCAAGAGCCGGTTCGCCACCAAGGCCGAGAAGGTCACGCCAGACCAGATCGAGGAACTCCGGACCCGCCTCCGGCCGGTCTGCCAGCGCACCTTGCGGCGACAGGTCTCGGAGTACGTCCCGTACACCAACCGCATCTCGATCACGCAGGACTTCACCCAGACCGACGAGGAGGTCCGCCTCTACGAACAGGTCTCGACCTACCTCCAGAAGCCCGAGTTGATGGCCCTGCCGTCCGGGCAGCGGCAACTCATCACCCTGATCCTGCGGAAAATCCTGGCCTCGTCGTCATTTGCGATCACCGCCACGCTGGGAAAGCTGATCGACCGGCTGGAGACCCTCCAGGCGGAGGCCGGGGAGGACGGCGTCGGCTCCGTGGTCGACGACGTGGAGCACGCCGACGAGCTTGAGGAGGAATGGCACGAGGCCCTCGACGACGGCGACGACGAGGGCGATCCGGACGAGGACGACCCCGAGGACCGCCGGGAGGCCATCAGGGAGGAGATCGAGGAACTCCGCAGCTACCGGGCGCTGGCGCAGTCGATCAGCCGGAACGCAAAGGGGGACGCCCTGCTGTTCGCCCTGGAGCGGGGGTTCGAGCAGGCCGGGAAGAACGGGGCACCGAGGAAGGCGCTGATCTTCACCGAGTCACGCCGCACGCAGGACTACCTCAAGGACCTGCTGGAGCGCAGCGGCTACGCCGGGCGGATCGTGACCTTCAACGGCACGAACACCGACCCGGAGTCGAAGCGGATCTACGCCGACTGGCTGGAGCGGCACCGGGGCGAGGACTGCGTCACCGGGTCGGCGTCCGCCGACATGAGGTCGGCGCTCGTCGACCGCTTCCGGGACGAGGCGACCATCATGATCGCCACCGAGTCGGCCGCCGAGGGCGTCAACCTGCAATTCTGCTGCTTATCACGGATTTCGGGGAGCCCTGCGATCCCCTCCGAGTGA
- a CDS encoding tRNA-specific adenosine deaminase, with protein sequence MCSYVIRQARIAAVVHGRNTPLIGGVTSAHPILTAADFDPWRPAPEVIGGVLEEECLALRKRSEP encoded by the coding sequence ATGTGCTCCTACGTTATCCGCCAGGCCCGCATCGCCGCCGTTGTCCACGGGCGCAACACCCCGCTGATCGGCGGCGTCACCTCGGCGCACCCGATCCTGACCGCCGCCGACTTCGACCCGTGGCGTCCCGCCCCCGAGGTGATCGGCGGCGTGCTGGAGGAGGAGTGCCTGGCGCTACGCAAACGATCGGAACCATGA
- a CDS encoding phosphate/phosphite/phosphonate ABC transporter substrate-binding protein, translating into MRARPVALALTVGLCLLSRSVIAGDCTDDAPCGGKPALRIGAVAYSPAAVTIFEGVRRYFDSHDMPVDYVLYSNYDALVAALNEGQVDIAWNTPLAHARYHLLAGEKSRTLVMRDVDCGFRSVLVARKDAGIDSVGQLEGRTLVLGSEDAAEATVLPRHYLAEEGVDLDDIKVLSLDGEVDLEGNPCSSERYVLQALLEGRGDAGIIGERLWNHLRKERPEDADRLVAVWTTPPFSHCVFSASEGLDEDLARRFTDLMTKMDPTDPQTADVMRLEGTRVWVVGSPDGFEDLLEALREGR; encoded by the coding sequence ATGCGTGCACGTCCCGTCGCCCTCGCCCTGACCGTCGGACTCTGCCTGCTGTCCCGGAGCGTCATCGCCGGAGACTGCACCGACGACGCCCCCTGCGGAGGGAAGCCCGCCCTCCGCATCGGTGCCGTCGCCTACTCGCCCGCCGCCGTGACCATCTTCGAGGGCGTCCGGCGTTACTTCGACAGCCACGACATGCCCGTCGACTACGTGCTCTATTCGAACTACGACGCCCTGGTCGCTGCCCTGAACGAGGGACAGGTCGACATCGCCTGGAACACCCCGCTGGCCCACGCCCGGTACCACCTGCTCGCAGGCGAGAAGAGCCGGACGCTGGTCATGCGGGACGTGGACTGCGGCTTCCGCTCGGTCCTCGTCGCCCGGAAGGACGCCGGCATCGACTCGGTCGGGCAGCTTGAGGGCAGGACGCTGGTCCTGGGCAGCGAGGACGCCGCCGAGGCGACCGTGCTTCCCCGCCACTACCTGGCTGAGGAGGGCGTCGACCTCGACGACATCAAGGTCCTGAGCCTGGACGGAGAGGTCGACCTGGAAGGCAATCCCTGCTCCAGCGAGCGGTACGTGCTCCAGGCGCTGCTGGAGGGCCGGGGCGATGCGGGGATCATCGGCGAGCGGCTCTGGAACCACCTGAGGAAGGAGCGCCCCGAAGATGCCGACCGGCTCGTCGCCGTCTGGACGACGCCGCCGTTCAGCCACTGCGTCTTCAGCGCCAGCGAGGGCCTCGACGAGGACCTTGCGAGGCGGTTCACCGACCTGATGACGAAGATGGACCCGACCGACCCGCAGACCGCCGACGTGATGCGGCTGGAGGGGACAAGGGTGTGGGTCGTCGGCAGCCCGGACGGCTTCGAGGACCTGCTGGAGGCGCTGCGGGAGGGGCGTTGA
- a CDS encoding Dabb family protein, with translation MKSVLIRWSVPALVTIFVLGANAMPPQDDAKELAHMVFFTLKVRSEESRQRFVDSCHTYLADIEGTTYFSVGTIAEDVEEPVSVKDWDVALHVVFRDKATKEAYLVHPQHERFVEENRPHFAKVRVFDSYLIDPSE, from the coding sequence ATGAAGTCCGTCCTGATCCGCTGGTCCGTGCCCGCCCTCGTCACGATCTTCGTCCTCGGGGCGAACGCCATGCCCCCCCAGGACGACGCCAAGGAACTCGCCCACATGGTCTTCTTCACGCTCAAGGTCCGCTCCGAGGAGTCCCGCCAGCGGTTCGTCGATTCCTGCCACACCTACCTGGCCGACATCGAGGGCACGACCTACTTCTCCGTCGGCACGATCGCCGAGGACGTGGAAGAACCCGTCAGCGTCAAGGACTGGGACGTGGCCCTGCACGTCGTCTTCCGGGACAAGGCCACCAAGGAGGCGTACCTGGTCCACCCGCAGCACGAGCGGTTCGTCGAGGAGAACCGGCCGCACTTCGCCAAGGTCCGGGTCTTCGACAGCTATCTGATCGATCCCAGCGAGTGA